A genomic segment from Modestobacter roseus encodes:
- a CDS encoding class F sortase, whose product MRPGRGTLLVGGVLLALSGCGAPAGPPAAGAPSGQSTPAGSPSTAPEAPVAAAAPVLDPATVPEPESVRIPAIGVRRDLVDLGLAGDGTAEVPRDFDDAGWFTGGGRPGSRGPTVLLGHVDSTAGPAVFADLRDLVPGDVVEVTVAGGAVARYAVTGSEQVPKDEFPTAAVFAATTEDVLRLITCTGDFDRGARSYEDNLVVTAERIG is encoded by the coding sequence GTGCGCCCCGGACGCGGGACCCTGCTGGTCGGCGGCGTGCTGCTCGCCCTCAGCGGGTGCGGCGCGCCGGCCGGACCTCCCGCGGCCGGGGCGCCCAGCGGGCAGTCGACGCCGGCCGGCTCCCCGTCGACGGCCCCGGAGGCGCCGGTGGCGGCTGCCGCCCCGGTGCTCGACCCGGCCACCGTGCCGGAGCCGGAGTCCGTCCGGATCCCCGCGATCGGGGTCCGGCGGGACCTGGTGGACCTCGGCCTGGCCGGGGACGGCACGGCCGAGGTGCCCCGGGACTTCGACGACGCAGGGTGGTTCACCGGCGGCGGCCGGCCGGGGTCACGGGGCCCGACCGTCCTGCTGGGCCACGTCGACTCCACCGCCGGGCCGGCGGTCTTCGCCGACCTGCGGGACCTGGTGCCCGGGGACGTGGTCGAGGTGACCGTCGCCGGCGGTGCCGTCGCGCGGTACGCGGTGACGGGCAGCGAGCAGGTGCCCAAGGACGAGTTCCCGACCGCGGCGGTCTTCGCCGCCACGACCGAGGACGTGCTCCGGCTGATCACCTGCACCGGTGACTTCGACCGCGGCGCCCGCAGCTACGAGGACAACCTCGTCGTCACCGCCGAGCGCATCGGCTGA
- a CDS encoding thioesterase domain-containing protein, with amino-acid sequence MRGGHPRRGPGGGPAGGRPAATAAGDDELRAGVAREWCAVLGLRTAEPHDDFTDLGGTSRQAVDLLRRLRTELGAEVGIAEFARQPTLGGLVRLATAARVAVPDVVELMRPGTGRPVFVVADAWGQLNSYAGLVGRLETTRPVYGLRLAVTDDAGVRRPVAAVVDDALAAIGEVQPQGPYSLLGYSFGGLVAYEAAVRFRAAGAEVSSVGLLDVLPPAVNLTPAERRAHSWAGRVQTARSGTKVRKALARHLPGGLRQRFADPVQAMVRGLFAAVEDHELSRYDGMVTYYQARERLPVVGNTLAAWLRVAPHLVITEVPGDHWDLLAAEHLDELAARVSATLR; translated from the coding sequence GTGCGTGGCGGCCATCCGCGCCGCGGTCCCGGCGGCGGACCGGCCGGCGGCCGCCCGGCGGCAACCGCGGCGGGGGACGACGAGCTGCGCGCCGGGGTCGCCCGGGAGTGGTGTGCGGTGCTGGGCCTGCGCACCGCCGAGCCGCACGACGACTTCACCGACCTGGGCGGCACCTCCCGGCAGGCCGTGGACCTGCTGCGCCGGCTGCGCACCGAGCTCGGTGCCGAGGTGGGCATCGCGGAGTTCGCCCGCCAGCCCACGCTCGGCGGGCTGGTCCGGCTCGCCACCGCGGCCCGCGTCGCCGTCCCGGACGTCGTGGAGCTGATGCGCCCGGGCACCGGCCGGCCGGTGTTCGTGGTCGCCGACGCCTGGGGGCAGCTGAACTCCTACGCGGGGCTCGTCGGCCGGCTGGAGACGACGCGGCCGGTGTACGGGCTGCGCCTGGCGGTGACCGACGACGCGGGGGTGCGCCGGCCCGTGGCCGCGGTGGTCGACGACGCCCTGGCCGCGATCGGCGAGGTGCAACCGCAGGGCCCGTACAGCCTGCTCGGCTACTCGTTCGGCGGGTTGGTGGCCTACGAGGCAGCGGTCCGGTTCCGGGCAGCCGGTGCGGAGGTCTCCTCCGTCGGGCTGCTCGACGTGCTGCCGCCGGCGGTGAACCTGACGCCGGCCGAGCGCCGGGCCCACTCCTGGGCCGGTCGGGTGCAGACCGCCCGCTCCGGCACGAAGGTGCGCAAGGCGCTGGCCCGGCACCTGCCCGGCGGCCTCCGGCAACGGTTCGCCGACCCGGTGCAGGCGATGGTGCGGGGCCTGTTCGCTGCCGTGGAGGACCACGAGCTGTCCCGCTACGACGGCATGGTCACCTACTACCAGGCCCGCGAACGGCTGCCCGTGGTCGGCAACACGCTGGCCGCCTGGCTCCGGGTGGCCCCGCACCTGGTGATCACCGAGGTGCCCGGCGACCACTGGGACCTGCTTGCCGCCGAGCACCTCGACGAGCTGGCCGCCCGGGTGTCGGCCACGCTCCGCTGA